One part of the Anopheles coustani chromosome 2, idAnoCousDA_361_x.2, whole genome shotgun sequence genome encodes these proteins:
- the LOC131264483 gene encoding uncharacterized protein LOC131264483 → MRQFIDYGFNNKGRKVSALLVLTVVERLLLVEAMISETRQDIQAKIMLESQGRPIFPVTVSTRDELYAMMMQTLCSPQDAADPVIQDEQQARKQVYSMVARYMQCLRFCCIRVRRGRLSCLQARRFLEHAKKLFQKNC, encoded by the exons ATGAGGCAGTTTATCGATTATG GTTTCAACAACAAAGGCCGGAAGGTTTCTGCATTGCTCGTATTGACCGTGGTGGAGCGTTTGCTGCTTGTAGAGGCTATGATTTCGGAAACGAGACAGGACATACAAGCCAAAATAATGCTGGAAAGCCAGGGTAGGCCAATATTTCCAGTGACTGTATCGACGAGGGATGAACTTTATGCAATGATGATGCAGACGCTCTGTTCGCCGCAAGATGCAGCTGACCCTGTGATACAGGACGAGCAGCAAGCTAGGAAGCAGGTTTACTCCATGGTAGCTCGATACATGCAGTGTTTGCGATTTTGTTGCATTCGAGTTCGTCGGGGAAGATTATCCTGTTTGCAAGCAAG ACGGTTTTTGGAACATGCGAAGAAACTATTCCAGAAAAACTGCTga